The proteins below come from a single Mauremys reevesii isolate NIE-2019 linkage group 6, ASM1616193v1, whole genome shotgun sequence genomic window:
- the LOC120408710 gene encoding avidin-like: MMGKIGFSLILALALVTLSTSSERKCDLSGLWRNELGSLMEIDKVNDAGEFSGNYLTVVTATSNCIRSSPLKGAQHDTTQRSQPTFGFTVNWETFSNSTTVFVGQCFIGDKGKETLKTMWLLREKVGSPGDGWRATRVGTNVFTRKRNLEPGKIIQQHSPPCDTPVPPAPAQ, from the exons ATGATGGGGAAAATCGGCTTCTCCCTGATCCTCGCCCTGGCTCTGGTGACCCTCAGCACCTCTTCAGAGAGAAAG TGTGACCTGTCCGGACTGTGGCGGAATGAGCTGGGCTCACTGATGGAAATAGATAAAGTTAACGATGCAGGAGAATTTTCCGGCAATTACCTCACAGTTGTGACGGCCACCAGCAACTGTATCCGCAGCTCGCCCCTGAAGGGAGCCCAGCATGACACGACACAGAGGAGCCAGCCGACCTTCGGCTTCACTGTGAACTGGGAGACGTTCTCGA ACTCGACAACCGTCTTCGTAGGCCAGTGCTTCATTGGTGATAAAGGGAAGGAAACTCTGAAGACCATGTGGCTGCTGCGTGAGAAGGTTGGATCCCCTGGAGATGGCTGGAGAGCGACCAG GGTCGGCACAAACGTTTTCACCCGGAAACGAAATCTAGAGCCAGGGAAAATCATTCAGCAGCACTCTCCACCCTGTGATACTCCAGTTCCACCAGCACCAGCACAGTGA